The Chrysemys picta bellii isolate R12L10 chromosome 3, ASM1138683v2, whole genome shotgun sequence DNA window TTCACAGAGGTTATGGATTTCCCCACTGGGGGATGCTCATGGGACCTACCGGAGTTTGAGTTCTGCAGCCAGCCCTACTCGGGCCAGCAGTGGGGTGTGAACCCGGCACTGTCGGCGCTAGAAGCAGCAGCCGCGGCCGCGTGAGCTCAAGGACTAACCCCAGCTGGGTAGGGCCTGCGGCAGACTCTGCTCCAGCTCAGACTAGACGCGCTCTGTCTCCTAAGCCTGGGTTAAAACTGAGCCCCGGGCACCTGGGGTGAATGTCAGGAAAAGCTTCTCGGGAGGGAGATGGTGGATCTCTGCTGTGCAGTGTCccccgggaaagggctggagaCCCATCGCTTGGGACATTTAACATCAGACCGGACAGGGCCCTGGGGAACAGGCTGAGGAACATTTTTGggtctgtgtttgtccagcacaacggggtcctggtccatgacgggGCCCCTAGACATCCCCACAATACGAACAATTAACAACAAGTAACAATAAGAATTCCCAGTGGGACAGGACCCGATAGCTCTTTTAATCTCATGTTCATGATCAAACCAACCAGCTGGGAATAAATAATCAACTCAACCCTTAAAATCCCCATGAACCAAACTGTGTTGTAATCCCCATGtgacaagtggggaaactgaggcacggggcggggacttgactggcccaaggtcccaTAGCTGGGAACATAAGTCAGGACTCTCAAGCCACTGGACAGTTTTTCTGCCCCCGTGCAGCAGGGGAAGAGAACTCTGGGGTCGCCGCCCACCAACTCCGAGCGGACCACGAGCAGTGAGATCCGGATCGGCCGAGCCGTCGACGTCTGGTAACACCAGCTTCCAATGTGCAGGTTAACTCTGGCTTGTGCtgcagcccccggccctgccagagccagagccccgttcctcccggcccagcccccgcttTACCTGTACATGATGATGTTCATGTAGCAGCTGTCTCTCTGGAAACAGGGACTCAGCAAGATGTCGTCCCCCCGAGCAAAGCGCACCTCCACTGGGTAGTGTGCCACCACTTTGGGGTTGTTCTCCAGCACGGCCTTCAGCTTCAGCAGGGCCTCCTTCATCTTCTCACTGCCCAGGTGCAAACCGCCCCCAGAGCGCATGTTAGCATTGGAGCCACCATCTCGCTGCTGGGCCTCAAACCGCCCTTCCCCACAGTGGGGCGAGCTCAGAGCCTGACCACATCTCCCCCTAGCGCtggaagggcaggggctgggggtcgagattgaggggcaccagcagagctgtgtgggggtgcccagggctgggatagcagggggctgtgggttcgGACTGAGGGGATCAGCAGAGTTCTGCGGGGGGTGcccaggctggaatagcagggggctgaagGTTGGGCtgaagggcattggcagagctaaaCCCATTGGcattggggggaggaatagctcagtggtttgagcattggcctgctaaacccagggttgtgcattcaatccttgagggggccatttagggatctggggcaaaatcaatacttggtcctgctagtgaaggcagggggctggacaggactggactggactttcaaggtcccttccagttctaggtgaTAGAATAGAatagctggggggagcaggactggaagagTCAGGGCGCGCTGTGGGTTTGGGGctgaggcacactggcagagctgagggggagtgCTGGAATAGCCGGTGGGCTGTggcgggctggcagagctgagggggagcagggctggaagagtcagggggGGCTGCGGGTTTGGGCTGAGGCACACTGGTAGAGCTGAGGGGGAGTGCTGGAATAGCCGGGGGGCTGTggcgggctggcagagctgagggggagcagggctggaagggtcagggggggctgtgggttggggctgaggcacgctggcagagctgagggggaacagggctggaatagccagggggctgcgggtttggggctgaggcacactggcagagctgagggggaacatgctggaatagccggggggggggggggctgcgggtttggggctgaggcacgctggcagagctgaggggcagGGAAGCTTTCACAGATGCCTGCACCATACTTGGCTCTAGCTGGCATTAAAATCCCTCCCTTTTGTGAGCGATTTATGTACGGAGTCGTTATCAAAGAGAAGATACTGCGAGCTAAGCCGGGACCAGAACCACCTTCCAGCCTCTCGCCACCAGCAGAGCTGGTCCCTGCAGAACGGCCCCTCAGGCTAACAGGGAAGCGATGCTGCTGAGTTTCTGTGCAACACTGGGGAGCTCAGCACAGCTCAGCGCTTTTAACTCTCAATCGCTGTGCAAGTCCCCACGCTAGCTACCATGGGATCCTACTGATTAACAAAGCGAAGAGTGTAATGAGACCACAAAGTACAGCTGGGAGCCTGCTAACAGGCTTTGACATTTCCCTGTTTTTTCACCTGTAGTAATGACACACAGTAGCTCTgggaaaccctcatgcttcagggcataagccacccTCTCACtcaggtcaggaagaaactttccccacGGGCAGGGTATCCCACACAGTCACTTAATGAGACAGTTCCTACTCCAaaagcttaccatctaaatagacaagatagacaaatgCTAAGAGGAGAACCCGGAGGCACAAAGGCACGGCAGCATTGCTCACACGCTTGCTTTGTCCAACCCTGCCTGtgggcaactgattgttccttcctaaaaggagtactttgcatttgtccttattgaatttcatcccatttacttcagaccatttctccagtttgtccagatcattttgaattttaatcctgtcctccaaaacacttgcaacccctcccagctggtctcttctggccttggaatctatgtctCTGGGACTCTATTCCAGGATAACTCAGACAAGCCAAAGAGAAATTAAGCCTCCCCCATGTCATGTACACCAGACAATCTGCAACTGAAGCTGAATTATTCAGCCTGTCAATGGGATACCAGCGTCCCTGGCGTGGCTCCTTTTCAGGACTCGTCCTCCGCTGAGAAACCAGGCGTCAGAAAGGGTGCAGGCCATCAGGGCAACCCACCGGGGAAAGAGACAATCCAGGGGGAGCGAGGGAAGGGGCAGACACTAGCCAGATGGAAGCAATACTGAACTGCGGGGGAAGGAGGCGAGGGTGCAAGACCGGCTTACGCTCTGAGGGAACTGAAACAACTTGGGAGAAGAATAGCAACAAtggccttgattctgatctcctgaCGTCAGCGTAAGAGAGGAATAACGCCGCTGGAGTCACTGCAGCTGTATTGGTGGAAGTTCAGAGGCAGGCCACggctgagcctggcccttgcTTTTGACCCCTGTGGGGTCACGTCTTTTATCGTAGAATCATAGCAACATAGGGCTAAGCTGAGAAGTGagcggtcacatcctcacatcccagactagtcccatggaaataaggtgctattggcgGTTAGGAATCCagtcctgtcctgatattcctgtcacctccagagaaagggaagagcctagaagatggaaaaggaaacttagtttgatagcatcctgtctggcaagaactcacttatcaatagctggggtgtaaaattcttgcttctgtattgttttgtatgtttatttgcatggtctgtttggttctgtaattgtttctgtctgttgtataattaattttgttgggtttgttaaggtggtgggatataattggttaaagaaCCATGTTACCgtatgttagaattggttagttaaatttcagtaacatgattggttaaggtatagctaagcacaaCTCAAATTTTACTATATAGtttgcagtcaatcaggaagtaagggggggcgaatgggaacagggaatgggggtggggaaattggaatcatgttttgctaaggggggaataggaacagtgaatgggaacagggatggctctgtggtgtcagagctgggaagggggacactgaggaaggaaactggaatcatgcttgctggaagttcaccccaataaacattgaattgtttgcgcctttggacttcgggtattgttgctctctgttcatgcaagaaggaccagggaagtgagagggtgaaggaataagccccctaacatcttggtgccgtgactcGGATGCATCGCATCggataggtgagtggcagcctgtaagcccccccccccccccccccaacagtccGCGCAGCTCTGCTTGGAGGGGCTATAGCgaactctcgtgatggtagttgcgggttctgccaagccagggaaaaggattttttggataaatggataaggaagaaccagggcccataccaggagcagcggtcagcctgggatgagattaaaaaggaaatggatgcagtgttagaggacccagagggatgggggggctgaggagccccccctcctttggtagatgggtagtggaagaaggtccctgcccatggggactggatgccctccagggaaaggaggcacttcagcCCACTTGTGAGAGGTGTgaagtaagggcagcattatgggaagctgccagtaaactttcaaggttggtgctgtttcagcaagggctgctgaaGGGGTGTAGAGTAGTTCGGGTGGTTAAAGATGATTTGGCCCATCAGGGTTTAgagtcagaagcagagttaacagaccagctttagagacaggagctgggacttggtcctggggaagtggaggaaaaaagaaaaggtttcaacctgaaaaatggccgggtttgcaggagcaggtaacgacccccactcttctcccagagccaggctgagaaCCTGGGGGGAAGGGTTCCCAACTGTTCCAACCCGGGGAGTCTACTCTTGGTTCAGCGCTaactatatccttttcttcttttccttcttctttctctcagtttacttaatttgctgctgggagcctgtactTTAAACTGCCCTGACAGGCTTCAttggtttctttccacctctcctgctcctctcccccggcctgtccacacttttgtttttctgaagttttagtggaggggactttggatacttatgtgaaatggttttggtggtttgttttgtttgggacaaagtACGACAGAGGTCTGCTGTAGTCCACTGGAATTTTTGGAGGAACAGATCCATGGGCAaccatggagacaaatgttttcatagaatcatagattataggactggaagggacctcgagaggtcatcgagtccagtcccctgcccgcatggcaggaccaaatactgtctagaccatccctgatagacatttatctaacctactcttaaatatctccagagacggagattttTACTGCCCTTTGAACAGTCACAGGTTAAGGCGGCTGTGTGGCAataattgtacttggtggctGAGTTGTTAAAAACACAGTGCGCTACCTTAAAAAACTAAATGTAGGAGTAAGTAATTTAAGAAAGTaagtaaaaagttacaaataccttttgcaaaaattaataatacagggtttggaggaaaggaaacatttgggagttgtgaaaatggtacaggtaacagttttggtgttacaagaagcaagtttttggtttaataataaaacccagttctataaatgtaactgtatgtgCAACTCTGTGCAATCACATTGGATGGAAACTTGGTAATTCAATTATACCGGGGCTGAGGAAGAGTGGCTACTACCACc harbors:
- the LOC135982113 gene encoding L-gulonolactone oxidase-like; protein product: MRSGGGLHLGSEKMKEALLKLKAVLENNPKVVAHYPVEVRFARGDDILLSPCFQRDSCYMNIIMYRPYGKDVPRLDYWLAYESVMKKAGGRPHWAKVPLQPGPWAQGGIRAQVSEPSPCSLTL